A genome region from Camelina sativa cultivar DH55 chromosome 10, Cs, whole genome shotgun sequence includes the following:
- the LOC104720677 gene encoding stress response protein NST1-like, protein MISDSNSTQDPIIHNPNVLLDSSQIDNGPKTVTREEPVKTRKRRSKKDESKPEKPKQVRRRKPKTVSAEENKKKEEMGTVSAEENKKKEEMGTGMDGVGMFMETLLDDLTASRERLMDWVKTELYGASDENVASRPPLKKRGVAAAVAAKRPVKKRMTKKKKEEEEKMKKKEEEERESEKQRKPSEHSQEMNTPEEKISEIAPNGRDLDCIARPLDRFLEGGEGMYTPKEKTPEIALNGGECGSNAGLLDRFLKGGPGGFGRNYFQQLQEDQEALVTQTEMENSKNETVKSQKSIVLAIQAPNLSKKQKKTSEANTNKNRSSMVERTGQETQTDHNFGTPFASQLSSSSSLQSFPVFSSLFPKLSSQSLLPSFPVSSSLFPFSSQGVTPLASNTNFELRQPVAQTPDLSEFQTGVQGFENSMFHNNGYFSGFPAAFQPHLLAGGYNFPQQLNSATSSQQREDNNMFGGLRMAGGAIRYSGNRVPEAEVGNCINGFSEYRTSSGR, encoded by the exons ATGATATCAG ATTCAAACTCGACCCAGGATCCTATTATTCATAATCCAAATGTTCTTCTTGATTCGAGTCAGATCGATAATGGACCAAAAACAGTGACTAGAGAAGAACCTGTGAAAACCCGGAAGAGGAGAAGCAAGAAAGATGAGAGTAAACCTGAGAAACCTAAGCAAGTACGAAGACGGAAACCGAAAACTGTTTCTGCAgaggagaataagaagaaagaagaaatgggAACTGTTTCTGCAgaggagaataagaagaaagaagaaatgggGACGGGGATGGATGGTGTTGGAATGTTTATGGAGACATTGCTTGATGATCTTACGGCTTCTAGAGAGCGTTTAATGGATTGGGTGAAGACTGAATTGTATGGAGCATCGGATGAAAATGTTGCATCTCGGCCGCCTTTGAAGAAGCGAGGGGTTGCTGCTGCGGTAGCAGCAAAGAGACcagtgaagaagaggatgacgaagaagaagaaggaagaggaggagaagatgaagaagaaggaagaagaagagagggagagTGAAAAGCAAAGAAAACCAAGCGAGCACAGTCAAGAGATGAACACACCTGAAGAGAAAATTTCAGAGATTGCTCCGAACGGTCGTGATCTTGATTGTATTGCTAGACCATTGGATAGGTTTCTAGAGGGCGGTGAAGGGATGTACACACCTAAAGAGAAAACTCCAGAGATTGCACTAAACGGCGGAGAGTGTGGTTCTAATGCTGGACTGTTGGATAGGTTTCTTAAGGGCGGTCCAGGTGGTTTCGGTAGAAACTACTTTCAGCAACtacaagaagatcaagaagcGCTTGTTACGCAAACAGAGATGGAGAATTCGAAAAATGAGACCGTGAAGAGTCAGAAGAGCATTGTTTTGGCCATTCAAGCTCCAAATCTgagtaagaaacaaaagaagacaagtGAAGCTAACACCAACAAGAACAGATCATCAATGGTGGAGAGAACAGGACAAGAAACGCAGACAGATCATAACTTTGGGACACCCTTTGCGTCACAactgtcttcatcatcatcgttgCAGAGTTTTCCGGTATTTTCTTCCTTGTTTCCAAAACTGTCTTCACAATCCTTGCTGCCAAGTTTTCCAGTATCTTCTTCACTGTTTCCTTTTTCAAGCCAAGGGGTCACTCCACTAGCAAGCAACACCAACTTTGAACTGAGACAACCAGTAGCTCAGACTCCTGATCTTTCTGAATTTCAGACAGGAGTACAAGGATTTGAGAATTCTATGTTTCACAACAATGGCTACTTTTCTGGTTTTCCAGCAGCTTTCCAGCCTCATCTGTTAGCCGGCGGTTATAATTTTCCACAACAACTGAATTCTGCGACTTCTTCACAGCAGAGAGAAGATAACAATATGTTTGGAGGTCTGAGGATGGCAGGTGGAGCCATAAGATATTCTGGTAACAGAGTTCCCGAAGCCGAAGTTGGAAACTGTATTAACGGCTTCTCTGAATACAGAACTAGCTCTGGTAGATAA
- the LOC104719800 gene encoding BTB/POZ domain-containing protein At5g41330-like yields the protein MNFSTIPHESNVVSINVGGRIFQTTKQTLTLAGTDSLLSRLVVTDSTPPFVDRDPDLFSVLLYILRTGNLPARSSSRSFDVRDLIHESRYYGIESFLIDSLSNPSQFEPFDLRRSRILQLNGRDSPSSISPTVNGGGLHVAHGSKITSFDWSLREKSTVLTNFSAVDSLLEISPGVLAAGATDFPGLQIIDLENGGFVRATLNWENVTRSSSTVQAIGSSSEFVFTSFESSRRNSNSIMVYDLSTLMPVSEIDHCEIYGAGIDSAIPSTKLRWVESCNLLMVSGSHTSPSGVNGHIRFWDVRSRNMVWEIKETHDCFSDVTVSDHLSAVFKVGVASGEVFYADLRSLGAKDPWVCLGEERKRSLNERREGVGCKIESYGNHVFCSKGSGIELWSEVITGLVGNASRDVPEGRVFRKNSFGKLAYSGENKITGLAFGGSRMFVTRKDHQSIEVWQSPSRGISI from the coding sequence ATGAATTTTTCGACGATCCCTCATGAATCGAACGTTGTATCCATCAACGTCGGAGGCCGAATCTTCCAAACGACGAAACAAACCTTAACCCTAGCCGGAACCGATTCTCTCCTATCTCGACTCGTCGTCACTGACTCAACTCCTCCTTTCGTCGATCGAGATCCCGATTTGTTCTCCGTTCTTCTCTATATCCTCCGTACTGGAAACTTACCTGCGAGATCATCATCACGCTCCTTCGATGTTCGAGATCTCATCCATGAGTCTAGATACTACGGTATCGAGTCTTTCTTAATCGATTCACTCTCGAATCCGTCGCAGTTCGAGCCGTTCGATCTCCGTAGATCTAGGATTCTTCAATTGAACGGTCGAGATTCTCCGTCGTCTATCTCGCCGACGGTTAACGGCGGAGGTCTCCACGTGGCGCACGGTAGCAAAATCACTTCGTTCGATTGGTCGTTGAGGGAAAAATCGACGGTGCTGACGAACTTCTCCGCGGTTGATTCTCTTCTTGAGATCTCTCCCGGAGTTTTAGCCGCCGGAGCCACCGATTTCCCAGGTTTGCAAATCATCGATCTCGAAAACGGCGGATTCGTGCGTGCGACTCTGAATTGGGAAAACGTGACTAGGTCTAGCTCAACGGTTCAAGCCATAGGTTCTTCCTCTGAGTTTGTGTTTACTAGCTTTGAATCTAGCAGAAGGAACTCTAATTCGATTATGGTGTATGATCTCTCTACCTTAATGCCTGTGTCTGAGATTGATCATTGTGAGATTTATGGTGCTGGCATTGATTCTGCGATTCCATCGACTAAGTTGAGATGGGTTGAGAGTTGTAACTTGTTGATGGTTTCTGGTTCTCATACTAGTCCATCTGGTGTCAATGGCCACATAAGGTTTTGGGATGTTAGGTCAAGGAATATGGTTTGGGAGATTAAGGAGACACATGATTGCTTCTCTGATGTTACTGTCTCGGATCATCTCTCAGCGGTTTTCAAGGTCGGTGTAGCTTCAGGGGAAGTTTTCTACGCGGATTTGAGGAGCTTAGGAGCTAAGGATCCATGGGTTTGTCTTggggaagagagaaagagaagcttgaatgaaagaagagaaggagttGGGTGTAAGATTGAGAGCTATGGCAATCATGTGTTTTGTAGTAAAGGAAGTGGAATCGAGCTTTGGTCTGAAGTGATCACGGGTTTGGTAGGGAATGCAAGCCGGGATGTACCGGAAGGGAGGGTTTTTAGGAAGAATTCATTCGGGAAATTAGCGTATTCAGGAGAAAACAAGATAACCGGATTGGCGTTTGGAGGAAGTAGAATGTTTGTGACCCGAAAGGATCACCAGTCTATTGAAGTTTGGCAAAGTCCTAGTCGTGGAATATCGATCTAA